The region CACAAGTTCTAATAGATGAAATGCCCAATATTTCTCAATATCCAAAAGATGCATTTTTATTTGGAAGAAAAGATTTTGGACAGTATTGGGAAGCTAACGAAACCAGCCGAAGAAATGATTATTCCGATTATTTTTTAGAAGTTAAAAAGAAATTCAAATTAGGTAAAGATTATGGTTTGTACAGTTTTAGACACACCTTTATTACCAAGCTCTACAACACCTTTATTAAAGAGATGACACCAGAGGAAGCTGAATCTAATATCATGTCAATAACTGGACATACGAGCAAAACAGCCCTAAGAAAATACTTGAGGGAAATAAATGCTTATATTCCTGAGGATTATTCGAAGTATTTATAAAAATGAAAATTCCTAAGTTTTAGAAATTAAATGCTTTTTGCATTAATTGTTGCTCACTTCTTGATATTCCGATTTTGTTTGCAATATCTTTCCATTTACTTACCTCACTTGTAACCTCATCAATTATGGCGTTCATTTGTATTTCATTTAATCTGAAGTATTCACCAACACTTTTAGCCAATTCAAAATCTAATTCATTATTGTCCATGTCAATATTTAATGATAAACCGTCTTTGTCGATAGATGGATTTAAATCATACGCTGGAGCTAAAATCCACCCTTCATTTGTTAAAATAAAACCATGATTTCTAAGATGATCGTCAGTATTTGAAATACTAATATTAAAAACAATTCTTCTCCATAATTGGTGTAAATTTTCATCAATATTTACTCCATGATTGCTAATAAATTCAGCTATTTCTAAATAACTTGGATGTTGATTTTTTATTGTTTCTTCGTTATTTCCAGTCATAGTCATGGCTGATGCAAAATGGATTCGCTCTCCATTTTCCCTATCAAAACGCTTCGTAAAAAAGGTATGATAATTTCCCATGATTTTCTCTATTCTGCATGGCGCCATTTTGATTCCTACTTTAATAGCCAATTCATAAGCTAAATATTCCCACGCTGCTTTATCTATTGTATCTGATTTTGATGGAAATTTGGCAATCCATAAACTTTTGTCTGTATCTAAAATATTGGCTTTGGGCCTAGCTCCACCTAGTGAAGAACCTGGTGCTATTAAAATTGACAACCATTTTTTAACCTCATCATTATCTTTATCGTCTTCAATATTTTCTGCAGCATTTTGAAGCTCTCTAATTGAGGACCAAGGTGGTGTTGAAGTAATTTTATCATTATCTAGAAAATCACCTTCGGGGTCTATTTTAAAACGCAATGCTCCCATCCTACTCTCATCATAAACTCCTAAAAGAAAATCGATATCGTAAAGTGTTGGTGCTTTAGTGTTGTTCTCTTTAGCCGCTTGTACTGCTTTTCGTTTCATTAAAGTTCTTCCCCATGTATCAGGCATACTATCTAGAAAAATTCCAAAGTTTTCTTTTTGATTTGGATATTGAGAACCTGAAAACAAACTAATATCTGGGTCAAGCAAAAACTTTTGTCCTGTTTTAAGCCATTGCGCATCATATTGAAAACTAAATGCTTTTTTACCTTTAGCTTGTTGCGCTGACAATATGCCAATTAATTTTGGCTCTTGCATTCCTAACCAATGAGCATACACATAAATATCCGTTTTATTAAGTGCCATTTTCTACTACTTTAAAAGTTCTAGATCTTGTAATCTTCTACCTAGTTCATCGTCGGCAGCTAATTTTAAAAAATCATCTTGAAGTCCTAATACTCGTAATACATTAAAGTAAGCTCCCATTGCAACACTAGGATTTCCCGATTCTATCAGGTACAATGTAGAACGAGAAATATCCGCACGCTCAGCCACTTGTATCGTGGTTAATTTACGTCTTTTACGTGCTATTTTTATGTTTTCTCCCATTTTTTCCAATACTAAATTGTACTTAGGAAAAATAGTTTGCTTTTTAGCATTCATACAAAAATGATTGTTATTTCAAACAAAATTAATGTTTTTGTTTGAAATAACAATCATTTTTACAAGTTATTCGTTGTTTTTTGCTTTTTAACTTGTAGAAAAGTAAGTCTTCAACTATTAAATAGAAAGTCCAAAAGATTAATAATGTCTTTATCTTAATTCTTAAAACTCGCAATAATTGCTCTAAAACTCTCTAAACCGGCTTCAATATTTTCTACAATTTCTTCTGCTAACTCATCAGGGTCAGGTAGATTATCTAAATCAGCTAGGGATTTGTCTTTTAACCACGTGATGTCTAAACTGGTTTTGTCTCTTGCAATCACCTCATCATACGAAAATTTACGCCATCTACCTTCCGGATTCGTTTCGGAAAAGGTTTCTTTTCTCTTAGCCGTATTACCCTCTAAATACAAGTCTAAAAACTCTTGTAAGTCACTATATTTTAAAGGATTTTTCTTAAGCGTATGGTGAATATTGGTACGGTAATCGTACACCCAAATTTCTTTGGTTTGTACTTCCTTACTCGCTGGTTTACCATCAAAGAACAACACATTCGCTTTTACGCCATTGGCATAGAAAATACCCGTTGGCAAACGTAAAATCGTGTGGAGATTAGTCGTTTCTAACAACTTCTTACGCACAGTTTCTCCTGCACCTCCTTCAAACAAAACGTTATCAGGAAGTACTACTGCCGCTTTACCGTCTTCTTTTAATTGGGTTCTAATGTGCTGTACAAAGTTCAACTGCTTGTTACTCGTAGTTACCCAGAAATCCTGACGGCTATAGGTTAAATCGTCTTTCTCTTGTTCGCCTGCCTCGTTGGTAATGGTCATGCTACTCTTTTTACCAAAAGGCGGATTCGCTAAAATATAATCAAAACGGTCACCATTATCGGCTACTAACGAATCGTTTGGGGAAATAAAATTATCCGAATCGATATCGCCAATGTTGTGTAAAAACAAGTTCATTAGTGCTAAACGACGCGTACTGGCTACAATTTCATTACCTCTAAACGTGTGGTATTTTAAAAACTGCTTTTGTTCTTTATCTAAGTTTTGCTCGGTTAAATGGTCGTAAGCTGCTAAAAAGAAACCTCCTGTACCACAAGCGGGGTCGCCTATGGTTTTCATAGGTTGCGGATTCAAACACGTAACCATCGCTTTAATTAATGGTCTAGGGGTAAAGTACTGCCCAGCCCCACTTTTGGTATCTTCTGCGTTTTTTTCTAATAAGCCTTCATAAATGTCACCTTTGTCTTTTACGCCCATCATGACCCAGTTTTCGGCATCTATCATTTTGATGAGTTTGAAAAGCTTGGCAGGGTCTTGTATTTTGTTTTGACTTTTGGTAAAAATTTGACCTAAAATTCCTTTGCTTTGTCCCAACTCACGTAGCATTTTCGTATAATGCACTTCTAATTCTTCTCCGCTTTTGTTTAAAAGACTTTCCCAGTTTAAATTGGTTGGAATATTTAAGTTACGGTTATGCGGCGGCAAACTGTACTCGTGTGCCATTTTTAAAAACAGTAAATACGTTAACTGCTCCAGGTAATCGCCATAACCTACACCATCATCTCTTAAGGTTTGACAAAAGGCCCATACTTTACTTACTATAGTGGAATTTGTGTTGCTCATTTTATAATTGAATTAAGATATCATTAGTTAAATCTTGTGTTGATATAACTTTAAAACCGTCTAAAGTTAAAGAATTTGTATAATGTGCCATTGGATGTCCATATCTATTTTTACCAACAGAAATAAGTGCAAGATTAGGATTTGAACCTGGTGATAAATTATAATTATATAAGCCAGCTTTTCCTCCATGATGGGGAACTATCAAACTGTGTAAATTTGTATGATTAATTAACGGCAATATAAAATTTGAAATCAATTCGTAATGACAATCAGCAGGCATAATTATACTTGATTTACTAGTAACAATTGCAAGTACAATACCTGATTTATTTCTATCTTTATTTTCAGTCGAATTAAAAATTTTCAATTTATTATTAGGAGGTGAAATTAAATCTAAAATTGGTGGGATTCCTCTTAGTTTCGGTAGATTATGGATAGTAAGTACATTATTTATACCAATAGCTGAAACAATTCTTGAAAATAATATTCTACTCGTAATATTTGGAAGAAACGACGGACATATAAAACTAGAAAAACATTGAAGTTCTAAATTTGTCATACCAATTAATGAATGATAATGATCTTTATCCCAATGAGATAAAACTAAAATTGGCTTATTTTGAGAATATTCAATTGTTTTATTTCCAATGTAACCTCTGACTATGCTTTTACTTGCATTCATAGGAGCTCCAACATCATATACAACTTTAACTATTTTATCATTAATAATTTCGTTCCAGTTACCTTGTCCAACATCTCTAACATTCACTTCAATATTGTCTTTTAACTTTATATCCAGAAAATTTGTTGAAAGATTTCCTCTTGCTATAGCTCCTATATTAAATTTCTCTTCAATATTAAAAGATACTGATTGTAAAAAAAATGGAATACTGTTTTGAGACAGATTGATGGTATATCCAAATAAATAAGAATCTTCAATAATCTCTATACTATCATTCAAATTTGAAAAAACTTCTTTATTTATTGCATAAATAGTATTTTCTCTTACTCTTTTTTGTGAGTAGTTAACTATTTTTACCATTGAAGTTTTTGATTCTAAATGCTGAATTTCTAAAAAAGTATCAAACTTTAAAAATTCTTCAGAATCTAAAAAATCAAAAATTATGTAATTTTCTTTCCAATTAACTTCCTCAATTACAACTAAAACATCTTGAGGATAATACTTATTATAGTAATAATAATACATAAATTAAATGAGTATTAATTAAAAAACTTCCTCCACTCCTCCAACTTCTTATCAAACGAAATTCCAGCATTTGCAGGACTTGTTGAAGGTAAATTTACATATTGAATAGTTTTTGAAACCTTAACATATTTCTGAAAAAACTTTGCTGCTTTCTGTCCATTAAATACAATTGTATCAATATTTGGATGTTCATTTAAAAAATTAGTAAAATCATTAGGAATTTCTTGTTCTATGGCACTATCCAAACTTCCTTCTCTTACACAAGCTTGTAAAACATCCCATATAGCAACATTATTTTTTAGAACCATTTTTTTTCTGATTTCATAATCTGTAGAAAATGGTTCATTAAAAATTTCAAACAATAATTTCCAAAATGCATTTCTTGGATGACCGTAATACTGATTCAATTCTAAAGAAGTAATACCTGGCATTGTTCCTAAAATTAAAATTTTAGAATTTTTATTAGATATTGGTGGAAATGAATAAACTTTCATAATCTTATTTTTTAAATCAACTCCCCACTAAACGCCTTTTTCAAAATACTTTGCCTTAAAGCTTCTGCTTTTTGTAAACTCTCTAGTATACTTTCCTCCATTTTATCGGCAACGCTTAAACGACTTTCAATTTCTTGAACGATAAGGTGCTGTTCTTCGATTGGTGGTAGTGGTATTGTAATATTAACAAAAACTTTTTGTGTTAAATTTAAACCACTATCACTAATCCCTGATTTCATTTTTTCTATTATATCCTGATATTTTGGCGTATTGATTATATATTCAAAATATTCAGGTAGAATAAGTTCCTTATTAACTTTAATTCTATAGACCTTATCACAATTAATCAATTTTGGTCTTGTATGTTTAACCATACAACAAATACCAACTCTAACTCTTGGACCTGCACGAGTAATTAAAATGTCTCCTACTTCAATTTCATGTTGCTCTTTTGGAATTAAATTATTTGGTAATATTTTATTTTCAATTTCAACAAAATATCCTTTTTGAACAGCACTTGTTTTTATTACAGCCCATTGAGTTTTATCTACAGATGCATTATTTTCACATTTGGGACTCCAGCCTTGGTCTAATTTGCTAATTATTTTTTCAATTGGTGTTAGATTTTCATTTGTTGCCAATAAATTTAACACACTTTGGCGGTACACTTTTAGTTGCGCTTGTGCGGTTTTTAAATCGGCTAAACCTTGGTCTAACTCGCTAAAAAGTTCTTCTATTTTGGAAACGATGGCGTGTTGGATTTCTAGTGGGGGAACGGGTATTTCATAATCAGTGAAATTTGCCATACGAATATAATTCGTAGCCGAGCCAAATTGTTTGTCTTTATTTCTTGTTTTCCAATTACCATATAAATGATAAAATAAATATTTGGCATTTGTTTTAATTTCATTTAAAACATAAGTTCTTTGATATGCGTCAAATTCACCATTGTAATAAAAAACTTCACCAACATTCGCCCCATTCCCTGGTAATATTATACATTCTCCCTTGAACCTGTTTGTATCACAGTATAAATAATCAAAAGCACATGTATAAAACCTATATTTACCATTTGGCTTTGAATGATTTGCATCATATTTACCCGTTTGTATTGAACAAACTTCTCCAAGTTTTTTTGTTTGCCATGTTTTATTTTTGTTCATAATCATCTGGTAATTGATCAATTACATTAACTTTAAAATAAGAGTAAAGAGATGGGTGTATGTAAAATTTACTGTTATTAGATATATCTGACTTTTCTATTAGAATCTCTTTTGAATAATAAAATGCAGTCTGAAAACTTGGTCCTTTTTTAACACCAATAATACCAATTCTGTATAAAATAAATATCACTTTTTTGAGAAAACTTTGAAAGTTAATTAAATCACTTTTCCAATCATTAACTGCTTTCTTTAAATCCCCTCTAAAAAAATCTTTATATTTATCTTCTAAATATATGTCAGCAAATTTTTCTTCACTAACAGATTTTAAATTAAATCCATTATGACTTCCTTTTAAGAAGTTACATAAGTAAGAAATTTTACCGTAATTTTCATTCCACTCATCTTCTAAAGCCTGAAATCTGTCTAACGAGTATGATGGTTCTGCTTTAGAAATAATATCATTTGTAAAGTATGCTTTATTGTTTGAATTCTCTATAATATGATTTAAAAATGATATAATATCTCTAGGCCTGTAAAATGTTCTTTTTAAAACATAATCAAACCCTTTTTTATGACCTCGCCTTTCTTCATAAAATGCTTCCTTAACATTAAACTGGTCTTCAGATAAAATTTTTAATCTTTTATCTATTAGATTTTTTAATTCTTTCTCATTCCATGACAAATTTGAATATAATGGTTTAAGCTTTTCTCTTTGCAAACCTTTATGTTCATGTTTAAGAAAAACAATCTCATTTAAGTTTTCCCTTAAAGAAATAATAATTTTTACTCCTAATAATTGACGAAATTCTTTAATAACATCAATCATAGCTCCTATCAAATCAAGCCTAATAGAATCTTCTACCCATTCTCTATCCAAATCATCAATAACTATATAATATTTTTTTTGGTGATTATTAAATAAATCAGTTTTCATAATGTCAATTATATCCAATAACTCTATAACTTGTGAATTAGATATTATTGATTCTGCTTTATTTTTAGCTTCGTAAACAAAAGATTCATTTCTGAATTTCTCATCTGACAATCCTAATTTGATTGCTTCAATATCAATATTAACAGAGTCAGCAAATTTTCTTTGAATATTTTCTTCAAAACTTTTTACCAATAATTCAGTTTGTTGCCAAAAATCATTTGACCATGTTTCCATGTACTTTACAGCCCTCTCTTTTCTGGAAAAATTCTTTTTATCCTTTGAGATTTTCTCTTTTATTCTTTCAAAAAATGTTTTCTGTTTAAATGAATTTAAATTTTCATCAAAATACATTTTTAACAATTCAACTATAAATACATGCTTCCAAAGCACTTTGTAAAAAAGATTTAAATTAACGTCAATTGAGTTAAAATATCTCAGAATAGTTGAATTACTTAAAAATCTCAAAGACATAGCTTCAGGTTCAATAACACAAACATTTTCTTGTGTATTCTTAATATATTTTATTATTGCACTCTTTCCAGAGCCAGTTCTCCCTAATAAAATTGATTTTTGATTTTTTGTGTCTAGAATTTCATCCAGATTATCAATCTTGATAAATGCATTTAACACATATTCATCCGTTTCAGCATCTGGTGAACCAACTTGATAAGATTTCCTTAATTTAAATTTTGCCATAATTTACGCCGCTAACTATTCATTTAATACTTTTATAAATTTATTTATGTATTGCTAATAAATTGGTAATTCTGTTTGACACATTTCATTAACTTGGTTTTACTACTTTTTCAATAATTGAATTAGGCATAGTTGGCGATGAATCTTCTTTTAGTAATCCAGTATCAGCACGGCTAAAAATAGATTGTAAAACTATGTTTCTATCGATATCAGAAACCGCATTATTTTCTTTAAGTGCTAAATACACATAGGTTAATTGTTTTCGTTCTTGAGCATCTCTTGACAGGTGAAATGAACTAAAAGTAAGTTTTGTAAATGCTCTAATCAAGAAAGCTAAAAATGTTATAAAAGTTATGAAAACAATCGACCATTTTATGGAACTACCTGTATTTTTAAACATTTTTTCATATTCCCCAACACCTATTGAATTTAGAAGATTATATAAACAAATAACTCCAATAATAATTGATAAAGTTAAACCTACTAACCACCATTGACCTTGAATTCTCATTTCATTGGCACGTTCTTCCCAATATTGTGCAGGAGCTTTAAGGGCTAATTCTTCTTCATATAGTTTTTTTAATTCTTCAATCCTTTTTGCTGATGTTGTATTAAAATTGTCAAAGGCATTTTTAGAAGTAGCAAACCAATGTTGAAAAGAAGAGTCTTTTTCATTTTTTAATTCATCTAAAGATTTTACATATTCTTTGTAATCATTATTGGCATTAGTTAGATGTTCTGTAACATCTTTAGTAGCATTTTCAATTGCTAATTGAAATTCATTTTTTAAATTACCAAAAATTTTTTGTTCACTTTCTTTTCTAGAATATTTTAAAAAAGTTTCTTTATTTATAAAATCATTAGCTAAGGTTGCACCTATAAAATTATTTTTATTACTATTTACTTCTCTCAAATTGTTAGTTATGAAACTATATGCACCATGATAGTATGTTTTATTTTTATTATACAAATCCAATAAAAAAGTAACTTCAATAGTATCAAAATTAAAAATTGGAATGCCTAGACTAAAATTTCTTGAAACCGAATTCCAATTTAAATCATAATAATTTGATTCTTTATCTGAAAAAGAAATAACAAAATTTTCAATTGCCTTTTTATTTCTTTCAAAATAAGCTTTTGAATCATTTAATTCAGTTGGTATTTCACCTTGAAAATCATTCCATTTTTTAACTTCATTAAATAAAAAATCATAGAATGAACTCACATCATTAAATGATATTTTAAATTCATTAGCATTTGCTGAATTTAATTCTATTTTTTTTTCTTTAAACCAAGTCGGGTTCGTAGAATTAGAAATCAGTTTTTTAAATTCTGTTTTTGTCATAATCTATGCCGCTAATACTTCGTTTAATTCTTCTATAATTTCTATATACTGGTTGCCAAACAACTGGTAAAACTTCCCTAAACCACCGTATGCGTTAAACGGGTTCAGTTCAAAATCTTCGGTGTCTAAATGGAAGGAGTTGGCAATATAATCTTTAATCATGCGCAACCATTGCATTTGTTCTTCCGTATAGGTATTGTGTTGCCCCGCATTTTTCTTAAATATCCACTCTTGAAAGTTTCTATCCACCGTTTTGTCATAAGCCGTTAAATACTCATCTATTTTTAAGGCTTTACGAATCACAGAAACCAAGAGTACCAAATCTTGTTTAGGTTTTTCGGTTCTCGGCATTCGTTTTACGAATTTGTCTTTGTCTTGGTTGTCTTCCAATTCAGCATAAGCATCCCAAAGTTTAGGTGCGTTCAAGGTAGGTTGTTCCAATACCAATTTCTCGTATAAATCGCGTATCATTTTATAGGTCAATTCCCTTCTTCGGTACGGTTCATCATAAAAAATTTGCAAGGCTAAGGCTTCGTCTTGGTTATTGGCTACCCAAGTTTCAAAAGCAGTTACGATGCTTTGCGCTTGCTCGGTAACGTCTTTTACCCAACCCATATTGGTTACTTCGTCAATATTGAGGGTATCAATAATTTGGTCGTATTTTTTACGTACGTCTATAATGTAATTGCGTAAATCAGGATTATGCAACACCGCAACCGCTTGTTCTATAATAGCACGGTGCTCCGTTTCAATGGCTTGTTCTATAACGGCTGGCGCTTGTCCTAACATTTTTTGCTGACAGCTAATTGCTAATTGCTCTCTTACATCTGGGTCGTACGCCTGCAATAACTTTTGTACCACTTGCTTAATCTCTAAACCATTGGCTAACTCGGCAAATTTTTCTTTTTCTTTTGGGTTAATTTGACGGTCTAAACGAATCAAACGATTGGCTAAAGTTGTTAACATTTCTTCCGAGCGATTGCCCATTGCAATATTGCCCAACACATCTTTTAATGCCACACCAGGGGCTTTTTCTAAAGGTCGGCTATCGGTCTTTTGTGATTTTTCAACACCAATGGCATCAATAATCACAAAATGG is a window of Flavobacterium indicum GPTSA100-9 = DSM 17447 DNA encoding:
- a CDS encoding DNA-deoxyinosine glycosylase, which gives rise to MKVYSFPPISNKNSKILILGTMPGITSLELNQYYGHPRNAFWKLLFEIFNEPFSTDYEIRKKMVLKNNVAIWDVLQACVREGSLDSAIEQEIPNDFTNFLNEHPNIDTIVFNGQKAAKFFQKYVKVSKTIQYVNLPSTSPANAGISFDKKLEEWRKFFN
- a CDS encoding class I SAM-dependent DNA methyltransferase, producing MSNTNSTIVSKVWAFCQTLRDDGVGYGDYLEQLTYLLFLKMAHEYSLPPHNRNLNIPTNLNWESLLNKSGEELEVHYTKMLRELGQSKGILGQIFTKSQNKIQDPAKLFKLIKMIDAENWVMMGVKDKGDIYEGLLEKNAEDTKSGAGQYFTPRPLIKAMVTCLNPQPMKTIGDPACGTGGFFLAAYDHLTEQNLDKEQKQFLKYHTFRGNEIVASTRRLALMNLFLHNIGDIDSDNFISPNDSLVADNGDRFDYILANPPFGKKSSMTITNEAGEQEKDDLTYSRQDFWVTTSNKQLNFVQHIRTQLKEDGKAAVVLPDNVLFEGGAGETVRKKLLETTNLHTILRLPTGIFYANGVKANVLFFDGKPASKEVQTKEIWVYDYRTNIHHTLKKNPLKYSDLQEFLDLYLEGNTAKRKETFSETNPEGRWRKFSYDEVIARDKTSLDITWLKDKSLADLDNLPDPDELAEEIVENIEAGLESFRAIIASFKN
- a CDS encoding ComEC/Rec2 family competence protein; its protein translation is MYYYYYNKYYPQDVLVVIEEVNWKENYIIFDFLDSEEFLKFDTFLEIQHLESKTSMVKIVNYSQKRVRENTIYAINKEVFSNLNDSIEIIEDSYLFGYTINLSQNSIPFFLQSVSFNIEEKFNIGAIARGNLSTNFLDIKLKDNIEVNVRDVGQGNWNEIINDKIVKVVYDVGAPMNASKSIVRGYIGNKTIEYSQNKPILVLSHWDKDHYHSLIGMTNLELQCFSSFICPSFLPNITSRILFSRIVSAIGINNVLTIHNLPKLRGIPPILDLISPPNNKLKIFNSTENKDRNKSGIVLAIVTSKSSIIMPADCHYELISNFILPLINHTNLHSLIVPHHGGKAGLYNYNLSPGSNPNLALISVGKNRYGHPMAHYTNSLTLDGFKVISTQDLTNDILIQL
- a CDS encoding DUF6161 domain-containing protein; its protein translation is MTKTEFKKLISNSTNPTWFKEKKIELNSANANEFKISFNDVSSFYDFLFNEVKKWNDFQGEIPTELNDSKAYFERNKKAIENFVISFSDKESNYYDLNWNSVSRNFSLGIPIFNFDTIEVTFLLDLYNKNKTYYHGAYSFITNNLREVNSNKNNFIGATLANDFINKETFLKYSRKESEQKIFGNLKNEFQLAIENATKDVTEHLTNANNDYKEYVKSLDELKNEKDSSFQHWFATSKNAFDNFNTTSAKRIEELKKLYEEELALKAPAQYWEERANEMRIQGQWWLVGLTLSIIIGVICLYNLLNSIGVGEYEKMFKNTGSSIKWSIVFITFITFLAFLIRAFTKLTFSSFHLSRDAQERKQLTYVYLALKENNAVSDIDRNIVLQSIFSRADTGLLKEDSSPTMPNSIIEKVVKPS
- a CDS encoding type II toxin-antitoxin system HipA family toxin; translated protein: MALNKTDIYVYAHWLGMQEPKLIGILSAQQAKGKKAFSFQYDAQWLKTGQKFLLDPDISLFSGSQYPNQKENFGIFLDSMPDTWGRTLMKRKAVQAAKENNTKAPTLYDIDFLLGVYDESRMGALRFKIDPEGDFLDNDKITSTPPWSSIRELQNAAENIEDDKDNDEVKKWLSILIAPGSSLGGARPKANILDTDKSLWIAKFPSKSDTIDKAAWEYLAYELAIKVGIKMAPCRIEKIMGNYHTFFTKRFDRENGERIHFASAMTMTGNNEETIKNQHPSYLEIAEFISNHGVNIDENLHQLWRRIVFNISISNTDDHLRNHGFILTNEGWILAPAYDLNPSIDKDGLSLNIDMDNNELDFELAKSVGEYFRLNEIQMNAIIDEVTSEVSKWKDIANKIGISRSEQQLMQKAFNF
- a CDS encoding restriction endonuclease subunit S — its product is MNKNKTWQTKKLGEVCSIQTGKYDANHSKPNGKYRFYTCAFDYLYCDTNRFKGECIILPGNGANVGEVFYYNGEFDAYQRTYVLNEIKTNAKYLFYHLYGNWKTRNKDKQFGSATNYIRMANFTDYEIPVPPLEIQHAIVSKIEELFSELDQGLADLKTAQAQLKVYRQSVLNLLATNENLTPIEKIISKLDQGWSPKCENNASVDKTQWAVIKTSAVQKGYFVEIENKILPNNLIPKEQHEIEVGDILITRAGPRVRVGICCMVKHTRPKLINCDKVYRIKVNKELILPEYFEYIINTPKYQDIIEKMKSGISDSGLNLTQKVFVNITIPLPPIEEQHLIVQEIESRLSVADKMEESILESLQKAEALRQSILKKAFSGELI
- a CDS encoding helix-turn-helix domain-containing protein; this encodes MNAKKQTIFPKYNLVLEKMGENIKIARKRRKLTTIQVAERADISRSTLYLIESGNPSVAMGAYFNVLRVLGLQDDFLKLAADDELGRRLQDLELLK
- a CDS encoding P-loop ATPase, Sll1717 family, which translates into the protein MAKFKLRKSYQVGSPDAETDEYVLNAFIKIDNLDEILDTKNQKSILLGRTGSGKSAIIKYIKNTQENVCVIEPEAMSLRFLSNSTILRYFNSIDVNLNLFYKVLWKHVFIVELLKMYFDENLNSFKQKTFFERIKEKISKDKKNFSRKERAVKYMETWSNDFWQQTELLVKSFEENIQRKFADSVNIDIEAIKLGLSDEKFRNESFVYEAKNKAESIISNSQVIELLDIIDIMKTDLFNNHQKKYYIVIDDLDREWVEDSIRLDLIGAMIDVIKEFRQLLGVKIIISLRENLNEIVFLKHEHKGLQREKLKPLYSNLSWNEKELKNLIDKRLKILSEDQFNVKEAFYEERRGHKKGFDYVLKRTFYRPRDIISFLNHIIENSNNKAYFTNDIISKAEPSYSLDRFQALEDEWNENYGKISYLCNFLKGSHNGFNLKSVSEEKFADIYLEDKYKDFFRGDLKKAVNDWKSDLINFQSFLKKVIFILYRIGIIGVKKGPSFQTAFYYSKEILIEKSDISNNSKFYIHPSLYSYFKVNVIDQLPDDYEQK